The stretch of DNA CGTGGGACTCGACGGCCGTGGTGATCTGGGAGACCGCGGTGCCGCTCGCGGGCACCTCCAACCGGACCGTGTTCGAGTAGGAGACGCTGGGCGCCGTTGCCATGGCCGACTTCCTCTGCTTTCACCGTGTTGCTCTTGCCGTCCGATCGTCGCACCTACCACTGAGTACGTGGTAGCCGCCTCGGATTGCGAACTTTTCGTTCACTGGCTTTTCGGAAACTAGTTTCCACCATACGAGAAGTTGGGGGCGCTCGGTAGAGGGAAACGGAAACCGGTGGTTGAAACCGGAAGAGGCCCCCGTCACGTGGTGACGGGGGCCTCTTCCGAACGCTTAATGACACCGACCCGCCATGCTCGCCTCGCGGCAAGTGGTCGCTCGTAGCGACGATGGTTGGGCCCGGGGGCTTGGATCGGGCCGGTGCCACATCAACGGTAACAAACGATCCCCGTAAGGCAATTCCCGTCCCGACAAGTCTCTGAAGTCATTCGCGGAGCAGGTCCTGCGCCTCAGTCGCGGAGCAGGTCCGGCACGCCTTCCCCGTCCGGGTCGTCGCGCTCGCCGGACAGCACCGTCAGCTGCTGCGTGGCGCGCGTCAGCGCCACGTACAGGACGCGCAGGCCAGCCGGGGACTCGTCCGCGATCTCGGCCGGGGAGACGACGACTGTCGCGTCGTACTCAAGTCCCTTGGCCTCCAGGCTGCCGAGCGCCACCACACGGTCGCCGAGCCCGGCGAGCCATTTGGCCGCCTGCTCGCGGCGGTTCATCGCCACGACGACGCCCACGGTGCCGTCCACCTGGTCGAGCAGCCGCGCCGCCTCCTCGCGCACAGAGGCACCGAGGTCCTTGTCGCGTACGACGGCGAAGCGGGGCTTTACACCGGTGGACCGTACGGCTGACGGCGACTCGGAGCCGGGCATCGCCAGCGCGAGCACCTTGGCGGCGAGGTCGGCGATCTCGGCGGGGTTGCGGTAGTTGACGGTCAGGGTGAAGCGGCGGCGCGGGCGGCTGCCCAACGCCTCGTCGCGGGCGGCGGCGGCCTCGTCCGGGTCGGACCAGGAGGACTGGGCGGGGTCGCCGACGATCGTCCACGTGGCGTGCCGTCCCCTGCGGCCGACCATGCGCCACTGCATGGGGGTCAGGTCCTGCGCCTCGTCGACGATGACGTGCGCGTACTCGGTGCGCTCCGCGGCGAGCCGCTCTGCACGTTCGCGCTGGGACTCCTCGCGCTGCGGCATCAGTTCGTCGAGGCCTGTGAGCAGGTCGAGGGGGTCGAGGTCCTTCTTCTTACGGGGCCTGGGCGGCGTACCGAGAATCGACTGGAGCTCGTCGAGGAGCGCCACGTCGTGCACGGACAGGGCGTCGCGCTTGAGGGAGCGGGCGACCTTGCGGACCTCGCCCGGGTTCAGGACGCGGCGTGCCCAGCGGCCCAGGCGCCGCTCGTCGCCCATCGCGGACAGCACGGCGCGCGGCGTGAGTTCGGGCCACCAGGCGTCGAGGAAGCGGATGAAGTCGTCCTCGGACGTGATGTCCTCGTCGAAGGACGAGCGCAGCTCGGCGGCCAGTTCCGGGTCGCTGTGCCGGCCCGCGGAGCCGGACTGCGACCACAGGGCGTCCAGGAGGAGCTTGCGGGCGCGCGGGCGCAGCAGGTTGACGGGGGCGGTGCCGCTGAGCGCGTTGCGGCGGATGCGGCCCAGGGCGTCGGCCTCCAGCTCCAGGCGGCGGCCGAAGGCGACCACGCGGAGGCGGGTGGGGGTCTCGGCGGGGGTCTGGAGCCCCTCGTCCTCGTCGTCCTCGCCGAAGGAGAGCTGGCCTCCCCGCGAGGCAGCCGTGCCCGTACCGCTCTCCAGGGCGCCCCGCGCGGCCTTCCGCAGGACGTGCAGCATCCGGGACGAGCCCTTGACCCGGGCCACCGCCGGAGAGTCGTAGACAGTCGCCCCCTCGGGTGCGGCTTCGTCGGCCAGCGCGCCCACCGCGCGGATCGCGACCTGTCCCTCCTCGCCGAGCGAGGGCAGCACGCCCTCCGTGTAGGCCACGAGCAGCGGGGTCGGCGAGACGATGAGGATGCCGCCCGCGTACCGGCGGCGGTCCTGGTAGAGGAGGT from Streptomyces sp. BA2 encodes:
- a CDS encoding HelD family protein — its product is MADVRDREISVEQEHLDQVYRRLEEKIHEAEFLMTDAAKRSQVGTPGALAERDAQVFRAGVHLNRLNSEFEDFLFGRIDLLLGKDGKKGPDGAYTSVEPAEDAVSENNTAQIAETLHIGRIGVLDADYSPLVIDWRAPAAAPFYRSTPVDPGRVVRRRVIRSKGRKVLGVEDDLMRPELKATLNGESLPVIGDGALMAALGQARSHTMRDIVASIQAEQDMVIRAPAASVTYVEGGPGTGKTAVALHRAAYLLYQDRRRYAGGILIVSPTPLLVAYTEGVLPSLGEEGQVAIRAVGALADEAAPEGATVYDSPAVARVKGSSRMLHVLRKAARGALESGTGTAASRGGQLSFGEDDEDEGLQTPAETPTRLRVVAFGRRLELEADALGRIRRNALSGTAPVNLLRPRARKLLLDALWSQSGSAGRHSDPELAAELRSSFDEDITSEDDFIRFLDAWWPELTPRAVLSAMGDERRLGRWARRVLNPGEVRKVARSLKRDALSVHDVALLDELQSILGTPPRPRKKKDLDPLDLLTGLDELMPQREESQRERAERLAAERTEYAHVIVDEAQDLTPMQWRMVGRRGRHATWTIVGDPAQSSWSDPDEAAAARDEALGSRPRRRFTLTVNYRNPAEIADLAAKVLALAMPGSESPSAVRSTGVKPRFAVVRDKDLGASVREEAARLLDQVDGTVGVVVAMNRREQAAKWLAGLGDRVVALGSLEAKGLEYDATVVVSPAEIADESPAGLRVLYVALTRATQQLTVLSGERDDPDGEGVPDLLRD